In Amia ocellicauda isolate fAmiCal2 chromosome 7, fAmiCal2.hap1, whole genome shotgun sequence, the genomic window cgtctcagtatatagtgtgtgcgtctcagtatgtagtgtgtgcgtctcagtataatgtatgcgtctcagtatatagtgtatgcgtctcagtatatggtgtgtgcgtctcagtatgtagtgtatgtgtctcactataatgtatgcgtctcagtatgtagtgtatgcgtctcagtatgtagtgtgtgcgtctcagtatgtagtgtgtgcatctcagtatagtgtatgcgtctcagtatgtagtgtgtgcgtctcagtatgtagtgtatgcgtctcagtatgtagtgtgtgcgtctcagtatgtagtgtgtgcatctcagtatagtgtatgcgtctcagtatgtagtgtgtgtgtctcagtatgtagtgtatgtgtctcagtataatgtatgcgtctcagtatgtagtgtgtgcgtctcagtatgtagtgtgtgcgtctcagtatagtgtatgcgtctcagtatatagtgtatgcgtctcagtatgtagtgtatgtgtctcagtatttagtgtatgtgtctcagtataatgtatgcgtctcattatgtagtgtatgtgtctcagtatgtagtgtatgtgtctcagtataatgtatgcgtctcagtatgtagtgtatgtgtctcagtatgtagtgtatgtgtctcagtataatgtatgcgtctcagtatgtagtgtatgtgtctcagtatgtagtgtatgtgtctcagtataatgtatgcgtctcagtatgtagtgtatgtgtctcagtatgtagtgtatgtgtctcagtatgtagtgtatgtgtctcagtatgtagtgtatgcaccACGGGGTGAATAATGTCCTACCTAGTGGTTGTAAAATACAGTCCTCCTAAAATACTAACTTAGTTAGATAACTTAATCTGTGTGGTGCTTTCTACTTTCAATTGTGTGCACAAAGCTCACTATCCTGATTCCAGAGGAAACGCGTCTCCTTTGGCTTTGGGAGAGAGCAGCGTTTCTCCAGAGGTACGCGTGTAAAACTACAAcacccagcatgcactgctccgAGCCTCGTCCCGGCGCCACGCGTtccgtgtgtgtatgtgcgacGGCGGGCGGTTGCTAGGCGACGGTGCGGGGCTGTGCGGCGGCTCGCGCTCAGGGGCGTCATTTGTCCCGACTGTCTGCACGTGAGAGCACGCGTGATGCGGGCGACGAGCAGGACGTCATCGCCGAGCAGATCGACGAGCTGCGGAGGAGGATCCGGATAATCGGTAGGTGTTTGTGCAGCTCCTGAAGCAGGGCAGCCATTGATCCGCTCACATCTGTATCAAAACCAGCAAGAGCGACGTCGCTGTTGCAGCTTCTGTCGGAAACGTCACTGGACTTAAAGAGACAGTAGGAGCCGCACAGTTGCTAGTTATCCTCCATGCGCCATGTGGACACGGTGTCTGTTCAGGTTCCCCACAGCGCCTCTGCTCGGTTTGGGAAATCTCTCTGCTGTCATGAAAGCCTGCTTTAGTCACTGTAATTAGTTCAGTTAAGCAGCCGGACACTGTCCCTGTGCGCAGTGTAAAGCAGGATTTTAACAGACCTGGATGTGAACAACTTGACTACAGCCGGCTTTTGTCACTATATTGAAGTCAGTCAATTGAAAGCCTCATGGATCTGCGAAGAAAAGTTTTAGATGTCACTGTTTTCAAGatgaacgtgtgtgtgtgtgtgtgtgtgtgtgtgtgtgtgtgtgtgtgtgtgtgtgtgtgtgtccactgACGTCTATATGAATACTGTCTATACAAAATCTGCATATTCCTTATCTTATTATCTCCAAATTTCCAGAGGGGAACAAGACTGCTATCTATGTGAGCTCACAGTACACCATCGAGCAGTACAAGGACATGATTCTGCAGCTCCAGCAGCAGGACGAGAAGCAGCGGCCTGAGCCCTTACCGGTGAGAGGGTTTAGGCTACACTCTTTCCTTCCTGCCTTGTGGCTTCGGATGGGCCTGTGTTGATTATTAGTATTTGTAAACCACTGGAGATAAACCCGTATTCTCCAGCTTTTTGAAGTGGGATGAAGCCAATTATCagttcaattaaggtttcaatGAATTAATTGAGAGTGCAGTTTGATCACAAGCCTGTAGTACCAGGATTGGGAACTAAGCCTTGATATCTGGATGGCTGTGAAAGTGAAATGGATGCTCAGCCACACGCTGCCCTGTACTGAAATCATATCTATGGAAACCATAGGAGGAGGAGATAGTGTACAAGGAGCGCAAACAGAGGAAGAGGATCGGGAACAAGAAGGAGGAGATGAATGCACAGGCTGAACTAGAGGAGAAGGAGGTAGGTGTGAGAATCGGGGTCATCAttgacttttttatttctttgcccAATGGTTGAACTTGGACTGTATAGGGAAGAGCAAAAGAGCACCGAGTTTAGGAATGAGAGGAAGCCGTTCGAACCCTCGTGCTCGCCGGGCTGCTCGGCACTTTGACCCGAGAGTCGCCTCCATTTGAGAATCATCCCAAACTGTGGGCTTGTTccaccccccacctctctctgtgTAGAGGTGCCTCTGGTCTCCTGTTCTCAAAACCTGACCGATTCTGGATATGAAGTTCAGCAGTCGCTCTTGTGGAGTTTTCTCATGACTGAACACAGTTCTGGATGAGGGTCTGCTTTTATTTTGGCCCGTACCTACAGGCATTTATTCTGCAGTCTCCTGACAGGATCGCTCCCTCTTTGCAGGCGACTAGTGATACATCTGCGATACCCCTCTGTGGGCAGTAGAGGGCTCCCTCACAACACGATGCGACTTACCTGTATAAGTCACTCTGCAGCAGAGAAGGTCGCATGTCCCAGACTGGGCCGGCCTAATGGTTTACAATATGAAGAGCCCAGGTCCAGCTGGCGCGCCTCACCTGACGTCACTTGCACAGCAGGGTTAGGGGTCCAGTTTGGGTTGGGGTTTCAAAAGTCTTGTGGTCAGAACATGGGCCAACTATTGCCTTTGAGAAGTCTTGCAAAGTGCATTGAGACTGCACTTTTAATAGAACATTACGAACACAAAGCCCATGAATGGGTCATTTGAAGAAAAGGTGGGGATCAGTCGCTCATTATAACACGAGGAGTAATTTGTCCTGGATGTAAACTCGGGCATTTCACACCCTGGCTGAATTCTTCACACGTGAAAAGGCCTGGCAACCTGGCAATGTTTACACATACTCTCCTTTCTCCAGAGGTGTGAAGAGCAGTTCAGTGCACACTTAACGAGGCAGGGTGTGGCCTCATTAGGCAGCAAGCCATTGACCTGCAGTCCAGCTCATAACACAGACGCACGTTAGAAGCCTGAAATAAAGAAACTGGTGTCAGGGTTACATTTTAGGTAgtttttagtttcacattttgactaGTGTAGCAATTACTTTCAGGGGTTACAGTAGTTATCTGTTATCTGTTGCGTCTGGGAAGCCTTATCCTCTCccagacaacacacacaggcTCCCAATAGTGTGAGGGTTGCGTCTCCACACGGGTCATTTCACACGGGCTCACCCTCACGTCTTGGTCTCGGCTAGGACTGGGGTTCCAGCTACATCGATCTGATAACGGAGGGGATGCGGAAGAGATAAACCATTTTTGGTACCAAGACTGACCTCAattatgcgtgtgtgtgtctgtatctgtgtctgtctgtctcgaAACGTCTGGAGCAGATGAAAGAGAAGTACAACAAGTCCCAGCTCAGACtgagggagaagaagaagagactGGAGGCCGAGTTAAAGGAGATGAAGGACTCAGAGCAGGCCAAGCGCTCCAGGTACTGCTTATATCACCGTCGTATCCCCCGCCCCCCTTCAGTTCAGTCACCAGACAAAGGGCAATTGTCCAGTTTTCAAACATCTCTTGCACTACGTCAGGCTGAACTTCCCCTgctgtgttgtactgtgctCACTTATGTGTTCGGTCTTGTGTCACACAAAtaacaaatgaaaggaaaaacctgaataaatgagtggaggaacataatgatgcagatgcctccaaagaggtgtatgcatgatgcaattaagcaattaacatcctatcatgctctgtggtatgtatacaaatgctgaacaggcccagttgacctcaattttggatcaagatggcagtgcGTAAACCCCTCAATACAAATTTGAGAGTTCAATGGTTCAAAaaacataggcactggtctacagaggtgtgtaaaaaagtgatctggtcagatgagtcacccttcaccatattctcagcaagggggcgagtgcatgtgtgtagcgacaccaagagaacggcaTTTGTCTCTGTTCCCATTTTGATCAAAATCTCAGGGCTGCCCAGCAACCCTTTGTGTATCTGGTGCTTGAAGGCTAACACAGGAGTTGAGTGTGTGTTTCATTGTGTGTGGCTCCTGTACACTGAGCCCAGGGTTGCTGTGTCCTCGTGTGTATTGTTAAAGCCTCCTTCTGCTGACTGTTCCTCAGAGGTATTTAGCTGTGCACCATCCCCTGCAGTTGTACTGTCTGTCTATTCTCAGTTTGCCTCAGTGCCCTTCCGCCCCCATCTCCTGTGTGTCGAATAATACAGTGACAACTGTGTATTCAGCGCCTTTCGTCATAAGTAAGGGATCCTGTATAAGCTATCTCAGTTTACAAACTCTTCTGTTTCTAAACCATTGTTAAACCCGGAAGCACAGCTGCACACAGCTGGATAAGCTGTTTCTTCCTGCCCCAGCATTGAGTAAAAAATTATATCTAAATCCCTTGCTCACTTATATCAATGGTTCCcatccctggtcctggaggacgccctaccctgctgggttttgttccaaccaagttctcaatttattaattgaaccttaactcaagtaacaatctgcttagattacattttttaaattgtgcaatGAAAGAgctggttctttaataagttcctcatacaattctatacttaacttaatccccctactgtttaaaacaattaaaaggctctgatttaagaaattattaattcaattaagggttcaattatgtATTTGAGCGCTCTGTTGGAAAAAATCCCCCAGTTGCACTGATCAAAGCCTTGCAGGAGTCTAGTGACTTATGATCATCCAAATAAATTACAGCTTTTCCATTGATTcagtcaaacaaaataaatgaatacaatactTCCTCACAGCCACacaagcaaaatacaaaacagaaagctACTGTTTAAAGAACTCGACAGCGGTAGTCGATTCTGACCAGGCGTGCAGACGTCATGCCAACTCGCCGAATTTCGGTTCAGGGTCGTGCctcagtgtctgtttacatgtTGTTCGGCGGGGGGGGTTGGGGCTAGCCCTGGTTAATGGGGTCTCTCTCTATGCCCGTCTCCCACAGTGAGCAGCAGATGGTGGAGGAGGCCAAGGCTCACCTGAGGGCCGTGGAAAAGCAACGATACGCATTCCAAGAGAATTCTCAGCAGGTGACCCGCACCCTGAATGCAGTGACCATCGGGGTGAAGCACCTGAGTAACATGCTGGACCACATCAAGCAGGTAAGCCCCGCCCCCTTTCTCCCCGCGGAGAGATCTGCAGCCGGCCCGGCACACAGATTAGTGGCTCCTGGACCACAGAGCCCAGCTTGTAGAAAGCTGGAAGTGAAAGGGCACTGCGGAGATCTACTATAGTGGTTTGACACGGGGAGGAGAGCTGTCTGACACTGTGGTTCAGCTGTCCACAAATGAGCCTTTAGTGTATTTTTAGGGCATGGActagtcctctctctctcactaatgTATCATATAtgcatttttcagttttcctCTCATTTCACAGTTCCTCACTACAGTTCAGGATGCGAGTCTGTTCTGCAGCCTGCAAAGGACTGTGGAAGCGTATCTGACGATTTCATTCATGACTAAAAACAATGCCTGGAAAGTTAGAATGGGAATCTAGAATAGTACACTGTACTAGTGTACGATTTGTAAAGTGGAAAGTCTTCCCTGCCCTGCTTTCTTAGTATTTTACATCAGCGTTGTGTTTTGAAGCCAGTGTCCGTCTGTAGCAGCAACATCGACATGTTTGAATGTAAACAGTGCATGTATTTTGTACACAGCAGCtacctgcctgtgtgtgtttaaaccAGGCTTATGGAGAAAGAAATCAGgactgcagtgtctgtgtcaaATTGCATGTAGTGGGTGCCGTAATTGGAGTTTGAGTTGATGAATCAGAGGAACTGATCTGTGGAGTACAAAGCTAGGCATTTCTAGGCATTTCGCACATCTAGGACAGGGGTAGTTAAGACCCATTCTATGCCCATAGACATCTTAATGTAAATTTCCAGCTGAAATTTGGAAAGAAGGTCTGGAGGGACGGCGAGGGATCTCACTTAATCAcacatttatttctctctctctgtccctctctcaggGTTGGTACGGGTGCTTGAAATCCTTGAAAATGCTTGAATTTTAATGTGGTATTTTCAAGGTtgtgaaagtgcttgaattttgaATAAAGTGCTGGATTTTTGTGAAAAATGATTAAATGAATGATCTTGGGGATATAACTACAATGGTTGGGGAGCCAGTTGATTGCTTTATGCCGCGCCCAGTGCGACTCCTGTTGGATGAGCTGGTGTGTTTGATGCGCTGAGTGTGAGCCGCTGAGACAGCGCGCATCAGCGCCCAGTGAGGCAAATGTGCCACAATGCTGCCGTTTCAGAGGAGGGGGCTCCATAACATTGAATATACACTCTGGTTAAAACAAGGTCCACATTTGCGGATAGCATTGTAATACTTTGCATTAGTATCTGCTGGtctctgcttttttatttttttaaatacatatatatatatatatatatatatatatatatatatatatatataaataaataaataaataacatgttgATGGTTTAGTATTCaaaatcaattattataatgtgtaattccatttaagaaaattaaaaaagcagaGACCAGCAGATACTAATGCAAAGTATTTATTGCTGAGGGAGATTCCATAACATAAAGACCGTCACTGTTTACTAGGTTAAGGATATAGGAACATTGAAGAGAATAAACATGATGCTGTTTTGACAGTAAGTGAGCATACTGAATATACATGGATTGACTCGTAGAACTTTGTTATGctctattttacatttgctcCTTGAATGTACATGGAAGTTCAATACAGAAAAGTGTTGATGTAgctttttatgttttgcatgtttaaaacaattgtgTATTGGTGTTCACTAATTTTGACTGATTGCAAGATggatttatattgatttaatatcaaCCTGATTTTAGCCAGGTAACAACACAATGCCAAGTGTACATGAAGGCTCTCATGAAACAATTTTGCTGTTACAGCATAATAACATCTAATAGTGTggtgaaattataatttcatgTGCTTAGTTCAGTGCAGAAAAGTGTGCATTTTAGATGAGAAGGTTTAGTTCACCAAGGCTGTGAGGTGCTGGAAAATCTTTGACCTTGCACCTTGAAAGTACTTGAAAAgtgcttgaatttgacttttgaaaagctgtacgaaccctgctctctctctgtctctgtccctctgtatGTCCCTACatttgtctctgtctctccacaGCCTAAGAGCTACGTCCCGGACGCCCCCGTACCCCCGTCCTCGGAGGAGGATGTGCATGAGCTCCTCTCCCAGGCAGTGCAGAAAGTGCTGCTGATGATAGAGGAGCTGAAGGGCAGAGACCTCGGTGATCACCAGAAGAAGGTGAGAGGAGCGCCGCCGCAGTGCACCTACACAGAGGACAGATCTGGGGACTTAATCACCAGATGCAGATACCTGAGACAAATGGACCATGAGATGTAAATGTCTTGGTTACATCGTAAGCAAAAGACCCTGTTGCCGTCCTGGAATCCAGGCTGTCGGCACCCACAGCCTGCGACTATCAGCCCGAAACATCTGTACACCGGTGGATGATTCTGACAGGGCACAGATTTCTGTATGTCCAACCGTGGCCTGCATAATCTCTTGGCCAACGCTGTCTTCCACTAAACACGGGATCTAAACGACTACTACCTGAGTCCAGGATTTAGtgattatgcatttatttactcaaactgattattttatgttttatgaacATTCGTGAGCGTTCTTGGGCTCCTGTTGAACGGTGTGTGTAATTAGCATACGCTTGTTTCTAGTTCCTCGCCAGAATCGAAAATAATATCCCATACTACAACATAGGGATCAAACTCCCCGAGATGCAGATATATGACACTGAGTGTTTGCTTGCATTGTTTTCCACTACCATCATATTTCCGACACCTCTGGAAGCAGCGTGTGTAACAGAGTGCTTTTTGTCACAGTTGTAACATCTCTCGCTGAGCTTGCTAGAGCTTTCAAAGCCACTATCCAGGGCCAGAGCAGACCCATTTGTACTGAGCGGTTCTGATAAAAGTTCCCCCCTTCCGGCGTGTGACCCTCTTCTGTCCCCTGCTGTGTCGTAGAAGAAGAGGACAGTGGCGAGGATGACCCGGAAGTACTGAAGCGCGACATGCTGGAGCGCCAGTCCCAGCGCATCGTCGCCTACCACACCAAGGGGAAGGAGAAGAGGAGCAAGAAGAAGAAGGCAATTAGTAGCCCTACAGTATTTATCAGTTCTTGATTCCTAATTGGGTTCTTCCACTCCCACTCTCCTCCAGTTTATAATCTGGCACCACAGTTGATCTATGTTGAATTTCACAGCCTACTAGGGTAAAATGGGCTGGATTTAGTGCAAACTTTCAAAGACAATGGCTTGCAAATGCTTATTAGGCAGTGTTGTTAAAGTTTTAATtgatatttaattgatttcactATACTGGTATAAATAACGCAGCAAGTCTCAGGATAGAAACGTCAACAGGCTGAGGTTCAGGCACTGCACTATGAGACGTCATTAGGGACATAATTCATCCTCtggtacatacactacatactgggacgcatacactacatactgagacacatacactatatactgagatgcatacactatatactgagacgcacacactatatactgagacgcatacactacatactgagacacatacactatatactgagacgcatacactacatactgagacacatacactatatactgagatgcatacactacatactgagacacatacactacatactgagacacatacgctatatactgagacgcacacactacatactgagacacatacactacatactgagacacatacgctatatactgagacgcacacactacatactgagatgcatacactatatactgaaatgcatactgAATGGGTCCAGCTGACGTCTTTCCAGCAGAAAACAGTGCAGTGCCTGAACCTCAGCCTGTTGACGTTTCTCTCCTGAGACTGGGCTGCGTTATTTATACCAGTATagtgaaatcaattaaatatcaattaaaacattaacaacACTGCCTAATAAGCATTTGCAAGCCATTGTCTTGTGGTTCAATCTCCTTAAAGCCTGAGAAATCCTGTCCCCCAATTTGTGTAACGCTCCAGACAGTGACtggtgttgtattttgaataatgttcaaccagGATTACTAGCCATGCCAGTTCATTAACTGTCGCCATGAATTCAAGGAAACCATTAAGATGCTCCGTATTCTTACAATTATTAATCTGTTCAATCTCATAGTCATTTAATTTCACCCCCTCttagatgcaatctttacactttgaacttggtttatttttaatgtcgctctttggaaagtttaatttgactttagcGCTCACAGAAACCTTTCTTCCTGACCAGGCGGTGGTGGTTGGTCAGTTTAGGTATTCTTTAAGTTATTTGTaatcaaaatcaatacaaatgtaaaataaaattaatattttaaagcacaaacatttaattttattttcatttagtttACCGATCCTGTATGGAATTGATAATACCTTggtgaggaaaaataaaaacatcaagaccttACAGTTCTCACGTgtttctgtacagccttaacagtgtcaatgctgagaattaatacaactatctaactaactagacagacaccctgcatttGTACTGTTTTAATGTCACATTGTGCTGTTCGGTCTGCTCTGACAGATCTGTGTCATGGAGTTAAGATAAGAGAGCGGCTGTGAATGTACGGGGCCGGATTCCTCGCAGCTTTTAACCTTTTGGTCCCGACAGGCTGGTCTCGGCAGAAGCctgaccttttattttttattattttttatatttttagctggactctcctcccccaCCGAATTCTCCCCAGTGCGATCACATCAGACCTTTTTAGCAAAACTTTGGATGACTCGGAGTGTAAAGAAATCAaggaggtcattaaaacaatactaatTTAATGTGTATACAGGGACACATCGAACAGGTTGATGAAGACATGAAGTTTATGATAGAAAGAGGAGTTGTAGTGAGGGAGAAAAGAGAGCTGCGTGATTGAAGTGTGTGAATAAAACCCGTTGATATTAACCAGTCTGATTCcagtcaaattattattaaaggaGGGATCTCTTCACCACCTCCTGGACCCAAACATTACATTacgtttgttatttatttgtctgttttccTTATTTCTAGTCCATCTCTATTTTTCTGCACCTTTTTGTTGTGGGTGGAAAAACAGCAACAGTGTGTATCCCTGTCGCACTGAAGACCTGCTTGATTGACACATGATCCGGTGTGactagtgtgactgtgtgtccctctgcGCTTCTCTTTCACTGTTGCCTCTGTGGCTGCTGCTCCTTCTGGCCTCTGTCTGAGCTCTGTTTGAGTGCTGCTAGGTAGGTCTCACTCCCcgagatgctgagactggagatttaactagaaaaagtataaatctactggtttaatatgcatatacttaattatgtatacatatttaatgtctaaagttactttagtattttagtatttattttttcttaacatcatggggctcattctttatttctgtaagagaAAGTTACTACTTTTGTTTGACCttggagagttatctaactaaCAAAGACTGCTGTGCTCATTGAAATGTCTTTCATAAGTTAAATAAGTATGCTTTCGTTTCATTTACTTATTGTCAGGgggaaaaatgtttaaaatggtgttttcattctttatgtCTGTAAGAATGTTAGTAGTTAGTTGTGCTGACGCTGTTCAAACTTTTTACAGTCAATGcaaccaagaccattaaggtcttcagactgcacccccaagctattgtaatgtgtaaattatgtaaatatacTTACAGACACAGGTTTGTTTAAAACATATTGAGAGTgtttacttaatcttattgcatgaatggattacattagatatttgtttaaaagaatatgatgttttgttactagaGACAGCACTGACAAGTGATGACGGTGCTACACTGTGGGCGTATCCAGTATTGTAAGCATTACCTGTCGTATAGTTCTTCTAATGGTGACCAGAATTATCCCATGACCAAAGTCCCGTGGGACCCGGTGATTGTGGATCCTGGAGAGGACTGACCCCAACATCATCCTGACTCTGGAAGACTGCTGGGTCAACACCTCTGGCCCTCTCATCCTCTCCCCAGTCGGACCTCCTGTTAGATGGGTAAGCTCTCCCCATCCCGACTCCCGGATCAGTTATTTTTACCTTGCTGACTAGTGGACTGACTCCTAAATGACCCCCCCATCCAGGTGCCCATCCCAAACAGACAACTACCTGACAAGTTTAGTTCCAGTTGTGCGCTCCCCTCGAGCTGCCCTACCTGTCTCACTACAACCGGCTCATTGTCGAGATGCCATGGCTCTGGAAGTCCAGAAGGAGAAGGTACTGGACTAGGAAATCTGCCTGGGTgaatgtgtgtgattgtgtgaatgGCTGGAGCTGCAATATTTTCTGCCTTTCAAATTCATATGGGCAAGCTGTACATATAGggctttttttcttgttgttttattgtaagGGCTTTGCCTTTTGAGGGCTAGCAAGTGTCCAAATGGAGATGAACAAGGCTCTCTTACCCCCTCAGGTGTTCATCCACTGTAGTGCAGCAGTATGTCACCCTACCCCAGAGGACCACTCTGTTAAAAGCTGCAGCAGAGCAAGAGAGTGACCGACCTGGAGTCAGACCCCCTGCCATTCAGGCCCAAAGGCATTGTAAGTTGCCTTGCTCCCAGACACACAACAAAATCAGCTTGAGAGGGGGTGAACTACAGATTGTGTACCATTGCTCCAACAAACTTGTGTTCTGCAACAGAATTGTAGATTGTAGATTATTGATCAGACTTGAActcatttaaaactaaaatgtctGAGCTCTCagctcagtggttctcaaccttgttcctggaggaccccccaccctgctggtttctgttccaattgagc contains:
- the LOC136752551 gene encoding outer dynein arm-docking complex subunit 3 isoform X3 codes for the protein MILQLQQQDEKQRPEPLPMKEKYNKSQLRLREKKKRLEAELKEMKDSEQAKRSSEQQMVEEAKAHLRAVEKQRYAFQENSQQVTRTLNAVTIGVKHLSNMLDHIKQPKSYVPDAPVPPSSEEDVHELLSQAVQKVLLMIEELKGRDLGDHQKKKKRTVARMTRKY
- the LOC136752551 gene encoding outer dynein arm-docking complex subunit 3 isoform X1, encoding MILQLQQQDEKQRPEPLPEEEIVYKERKQRKRIGNKKEEMNAQAELEEKEMKEKYNKSQLRLREKKKRLEAELKEMKDSEQAKRSSEQQMVEEAKAHLRAVEKQRYAFQENSQQVTRTLNAVTIGVKHLSNMLDHIKQPKSYVPDAPVPPSSEEDVHELLSQAVQKVLLMIEELKGRDLGDHQKKKKRTVARMTRKY
- the LOC136752551 gene encoding outer dynein arm-docking complex subunit 3 isoform X2 yields the protein MILQLQQQDEKQRPEPLPEEEIVYKERKQRKRIGNKKEEMNAQAELEEKEMKEKYNKSQLRLREKKKRLEAELKEMKDSEQAKRSSEQQMVEEAKAHLRAVEKQRYAFQENSQQVTRTLNAVTIGVKHLSNMLDHIKQPKSYVPDAPVPPSSEEDVHELLSQAVQKVLLMIEELKGRDLGDHQKKKRTVARMTRKY